The following proteins are co-located in the Flavobacterium sp. CECT 9288 genome:
- a CDS encoding TonB-dependent receptor, whose product MTLNPSIINVQNYSKTGILKPFLLGFLFMGIIPISWSQKKEQIGTETVNVVKPFTPKISDAFKVKEVPELEEEANSKKETVKYAIFSFPVASTFTPSKGKAQGVEKEKQPHIFKNYATFGAGNYGTLVGELFVNHDLNTTDYVGGMFRHHSSQGGINAIDLDNSFYDTAFDIMYGSNQKTLSYNLDLGYNNQINNWYGLPMNFGSSLTNSDKASLLASIDPKQSYNTLSFSGNVVLAEGILEKATVKFNRFTDLYKSAENRFVVKPTLELKVMDYAVKTDVIVDYVGGNFVTNNSNTAAIDYGFTNFGLSPSFVMQEKDWTLNLGATLYYSLDTKNSNSSLYIYPKFTASYKVVGDLMIFYAGAEGNLNQNSYQDFVTENPFLSPTLLINPTDNQYEIYAGLKGKLSNTVSYTLRGSYNNERNKALFKSNDYSETATNMNYGFGNSFQVVYDDMRTLCFFGELKADFSKDISFGINGSFSSFTNDFQQEAWNLPAIQFKANLDVDITEKWYAGANVFYVGERKDLQNSTTFLPSTTPIILEGYFDVNANVGYKYNDQLTGFIKLNNLTNNNYQKWLNFPVQGFQFLVGANYKFDF is encoded by the coding sequence ATGACATTGAATCCATCCATTATAAACGTACAGAATTATAGCAAAACAGGAATTTTAAAGCCGTTTCTATTAGGCTTTTTGTTTATGGGTATAATTCCAATTTCTTGGTCACAAAAAAAAGAGCAAATAGGGACAGAAACGGTAAACGTAGTCAAGCCATTTACTCCTAAAATTTCAGATGCCTTTAAAGTCAAAGAAGTTCCAGAACTTGAGGAAGAGGCCAATTCGAAAAAAGAAACGGTTAAGTATGCTATTTTTTCATTCCCTGTAGCATCAACTTTTACTCCTTCAAAGGGAAAAGCACAAGGGGTTGAAAAGGAAAAACAACCTCATATTTTTAAAAATTATGCCACATTTGGTGCTGGTAATTATGGAACATTGGTAGGAGAACTGTTTGTGAATCATGATTTAAATACTACTGATTATGTGGGAGGAATGTTCAGGCATCACTCCTCGCAAGGCGGAATTAATGCCATAGATTTAGATAACAGTTTTTATGATACGGCATTCGATATTATGTACGGTTCAAATCAAAAAACACTTTCGTACAATCTGGATTTGGGTTACAATAACCAAATAAATAATTGGTATGGTTTGCCAATGAATTTTGGAAGTTCATTAACCAATTCTGATAAAGCAAGTTTGCTTGCCAGTATTGATCCTAAACAATCTTACAATACGTTGTCTTTCTCAGGAAATGTAGTACTTGCCGAGGGAATATTGGAAAAGGCAACTGTCAAGTTCAATAGATTTACCGATCTTTATAAATCGGCCGAAAATCGTTTTGTAGTAAAGCCCACGCTAGAACTTAAAGTAATGGATTATGCTGTAAAAACAGATGTTATTGTGGATTATGTAGGCGGAAATTTTGTCACTAATAACAGCAATACAGCAGCCATTGATTATGGTTTTACAAATTTTGGTCTCTCGCCAAGTTTTGTGATGCAAGAGAAAGATTGGACTTTAAACCTTGGTGCCACTCTTTATTATAGTTTGGATACCAAAAACAGCAATAGCTCTTTATATATCTATCCAAAATTTACTGCCTCCTACAAAGTGGTGGGCGATTTGATGATATTTTATGCTGGTGCTGAAGGTAATTTAAACCAAAATTCCTATCAAGATTTTGTGACCGAAAACCCATTTTTGTCTCCAACCTTATTGATTAATCCAACCGATAATCAATATGAAATCTATGCAGGTCTTAAAGGAAAGTTGAGCAATACTGTGAGTTATACCTTGAGAGGTTCGTATAACAATGAGCGCAACAAGGCTTTGTTTAAAAGCAATGATTATAGTGAGACCGCTACTAATATGAACTATGGTTTTGGGAACTCATTTCAAGTGGTGTATGATGATATGCGTACCCTTTGTTTTTTCGGAGAACTTAAAGCTGATTTTTCAAAGGATATTTCTTTTGGAATAAACGGCAGCTTTAGCAGTTTTACAAATGATTTTCAACAAGAGGCTTGGAACTTACCAGCAATTCAGTTTAAAGCAAATCTTGACGTGGATATCACAGAGAAATGGTATGCTGGCGCGAATGTATTTTATGTAGGAGAACGCAAAGATCTTCAAAACAGTACTACTTTTTTACCATCAACTACTCCGATTATATTAGAAGGATATTTTGATGTGAATGCAAATGTGGGTTACAAATACAATGATCAATTAACAGGTTTTATAAAATTAAACAATCTAACGAATAACAACTATCAAAAATGGTTGAATTTCCCAGTGCAAGGTTTTCAATTTTTAGTGGGAGCCAATTATAAGTTTGATTTTTAA
- the asnB gene encoding asparagine synthase B, which produces MCGIVCAFDLKQKAEVLRPKVLEMSKIIRHRGPDWSGIFSNEKAILSHERLAIVDPASGKQPLFSEDKQLILAANGEIYNHRALRKQFEGKYNFQTESDCEVILALYKEKGPHFIDEMNGIFGFAIYDVKKDEYFIARDHMGIIPLYIGWDERGTFYVASELKALEGYCTKIQLFPPGHYMTSTDGEFVQWYKRDWTDYDAVKDNETNIQNIKVALEAAVHRQLMSDVPYGVLLSGGLDSSITSAVAKKFAQKRIESGDTTDAWYPQLHSFSVGLEGSPDLAAAQIVADHIGTIHHEIKFTIQEGLDAVKDVIYNLETYDVTTIRASTPMWLMARVIKSMGIKMVLSGEGADELFGGYLYFHKAPNAREFHEENVRKLSKLHMYDCLRANKSLAAWGIEGRVPFLDKEFMDVAMRINPQDKMINKEHPMEKWVVRKAFEDMLPPSVAWRQKEQFSDGVGYSWIDTLKEVVAIEVSDEQLANAKYKFPLQTPTSKEEYYYRSIFHDHFPSDAAALCVPQEASVACSTKIALEWDEAFKNMNDPSGRAVASVHDDAYAKV; this is translated from the coding sequence ATGTGTGGAATAGTATGTGCCTTCGACCTGAAACAAAAAGCAGAAGTTTTAAGACCTAAGGTTTTAGAAATGTCAAAAATAATTCGTCATCGTGGACCAGACTGGAGCGGAATCTTTAGCAACGAAAAAGCCATTTTATCACATGAACGTTTAGCAATTGTGGATCCAGCATCGGGAAAACAACCTTTATTTAGCGAAGACAAACAACTTATCTTAGCTGCCAATGGTGAGATTTACAATCATAGAGCATTGCGCAAACAATTTGAAGGTAAATACAACTTTCAAACAGAAAGTGATTGCGAAGTTATTTTGGCACTTTACAAAGAAAAAGGACCTCATTTTATTGATGAAATGAACGGAATTTTTGGCTTTGCCATTTATGATGTCAAGAAAGATGAGTACTTCATTGCAAGGGATCACATGGGAATTATTCCATTATACATCGGTTGGGATGAGCGCGGTACGTTTTATGTTGCTTCTGAATTGAAAGCTTTAGAAGGTTATTGTACAAAAATTCAATTGTTTCCTCCTGGACACTACATGACGAGTACTGATGGCGAATTTGTACAATGGTATAAAAGAGATTGGACTGATTATGATGCTGTAAAAGATAACGAAACAAACATTCAGAATATAAAAGTAGCATTAGAAGCAGCCGTTCACAGACAATTAATGAGTGATGTCCCTTATGGTGTTTTACTTTCTGGCGGGTTAGATTCCTCTATAACTTCGGCTGTAGCCAAAAAATTTGCACAAAAACGAATTGAGTCTGGTGATACTACCGATGCTTGGTACCCGCAATTGCACTCATTTTCAGTAGGATTAGAAGGTTCTCCGGATCTTGCAGCAGCGCAAATTGTAGCAGACCACATAGGAACCATTCATCACGAAATTAAATTCACGATTCAAGAAGGTTTAGATGCGGTCAAAGATGTCATTTACAACTTAGAAACTTATGATGTTACTACCATTAGAGCATCAACACCTATGTGGTTGATGGCGAGAGTTATTAAGTCAATGGGTATAAAAATGGTACTTTCTGGTGAAGGAGCTGACGAACTTTTTGGTGGGTACTTGTACTTTCACAAAGCGCCAAATGCAAGAGAATTTCACGAAGAGAATGTACGAAAACTAAGTAAGCTGCACATGTACGATTGTTTGCGTGCCAATAAAAGTTTAGCGGCCTGGGGAATCGAAGGTCGTGTACCTTTCCTTGACAAAGAGTTCATGGATGTGGCCATGCGCATCAACCCGCAAGATAAAATGATCAACAAAGAACATCCTATGGAAAAATGGGTGGTTCGTAAAGCATTCGAAGATATGTTGCCTCCAAGTGTGGCATGGAGACAAAAAGAGCAATTTAGTGATGGTGTGGGGTACAGCTGGATTGATACTTTAAAAGAAGTTGTTGCTATTGAGGTTTCTGACGAACAATTGGCAAATGCCAAATATAAGTTTCCGTTGCAAACACCTACGTCAAAAGAGGAATATTATTACCGTTCTATCTTTCACGACCATTTTCCTAGTGACGCTGCCGCCTTGTGTGTGCCTCAAGAAGCTAGTGTGGCTTGTAGTACAAAAATTGCTTTGGAGTGGGATGAAGCTTTCAAGAACATGAACGATCCATCGGGTAGGGCTGTAGCAAGTGTTCATGATGATGCTTACGCAAAAGTGTAG
- a CDS encoding amidohydrolase: MRAFALLFFTLFLISCNQNEKIMVDAIITDATIYTVNNTFEKATAMAIDKGKIVAIGTDTDIEKKYQSNNSTKADGKFIYPGLIDAHCHFYTYGLSLQEVDLRGTTSMADIISRLKAFQKEKNPAFIVGNGWDQNDWDVKKYPTKADLDVAFPDIPVVLNRVDSHAIIVNSKALALAGITKDTNAEGGQIEIVNGEPTGILVDNPMELIFKIIPKPTRKIQIAALLDAEKVMFDYGLTTVNDAGLDPDIIHLMDSLQKAKLMKLNVYAMVTANQKNIDMYLKKGIYKTDQLNVRSFKMYGDGALGSRGACMHKPYSDKPGQYGALLAPVVGLKSVAKQIANSNFQLNTHAIGDSANTVILKIYKEVLAGTKDRRWKIEHAQVLREADFDYFKFGIIPSVQPTHATSDMYWAEERLGKQRIKNAYAFKKLLQKAGTVALGTDFPVEEVNPMLTFHAAVTRKDVKDYPKGGFQMENALTRAETLRGMTLWAAYSNFEEKEKGSLEVGKWADFVIYDEDLMKVKENMMVKMKPISTFIKGQKVK, translated from the coding sequence ATGAGAGCTTTTGCTTTACTTTTTTTTACACTATTTTTAATTTCATGCAACCAAAACGAAAAAATTATGGTGGATGCCATCATTACTGATGCTACCATTTATACCGTAAACAACACCTTTGAGAAAGCTACCGCTATGGCAATTGATAAAGGTAAAATTGTTGCAATTGGGACAGATACTGATATTGAAAAAAAATACCAGTCTAATAACTCTACAAAAGCTGATGGGAAGTTCATTTATCCAGGATTAATAGATGCGCACTGTCATTTTTACACGTACGGTTTGAGTTTGCAAGAGGTCGATTTGCGTGGAACAACGAGTATGGCAGACATCATAAGTCGTTTAAAAGCTTTTCAAAAAGAAAAAAATCCTGCGTTTATTGTTGGTAATGGTTGGGACCAAAACGATTGGGACGTAAAAAAATATCCAACAAAGGCTGATCTTGATGTTGCATTTCCTGATATCCCAGTGGTTTTAAACCGAGTTGACAGTCACGCCATTATTGTAAACAGTAAAGCTCTTGCACTGGCAGGAATTACAAAAGATACGAATGCCGAAGGTGGTCAAATAGAAATTGTAAACGGTGAGCCTACAGGAATTTTAGTAGACAATCCGATGGAATTGATTTTTAAAATTATACCTAAACCAACTCGTAAAATTCAAATAGCAGCTTTATTAGACGCTGAAAAAGTAATGTTTGATTATGGTTTAACAACTGTAAATGATGCTGGACTTGATCCAGATATTATTCACTTGATGGATAGTTTACAAAAAGCAAAATTGATGAAGCTTAATGTGTATGCTATGGTTACGGCCAATCAAAAAAATATTGATATGTACCTTAAAAAAGGAATTTACAAAACAGATCAACTTAATGTAAGATCTTTTAAAATGTATGGTGACGGAGCTTTAGGTTCGCGCGGCGCGTGTATGCACAAACCGTATTCGGATAAGCCAGGTCAATATGGAGCCTTACTAGCGCCGGTTGTAGGGCTAAAATCGGTTGCGAAACAAATTGCGAATTCAAATTTTCAATTGAATACACACGCTATTGGCGATTCTGCAAATACAGTAATTTTAAAAATTTACAAAGAGGTATTGGCTGGAACCAAAGACAGACGATGGAAAATAGAACATGCTCAAGTGTTGCGAGAGGCTGATTTTGATTATTTCAAATTTGGTATTATTCCATCTGTTCAACCCACACACGCTACATCAGATATGTATTGGGCCGAAGAACGTCTAGGAAAACAGAGAATAAAAAATGCGTACGCCTTTAAAAAACTCCTTCAAAAAGCAGGAACAGTAGCGCTAGGAACAGATTTTCCTGTGGAGGAAGTGAACCCAATGCTTACTTTTCATGCTGCCGTAACTCGTAAAGATGTTAAGGATTATCCTAAAGGTGGTTTTCAAATGGAAAATGCACTTACACGTGCTGAAACCTTGAGAGGAATGACGCTCTGGGCCGCTTATTCAAATTTTGAAGAAAAAGAAAAAGGAAGTTTAGAAGTTGGTAAATGGGCTGATTTTGTAATTTATGACGAAGATTTAATGAAAGTGAAAGAAAACATGATGGTCAAAATGAAACCAATTAGTACTTTTATAAAAGGACAAAAAGTAAAATAA
- the asnB gene encoding asparagine synthase B, translated as MCGILAIIGKGKEEQLVRDLSSRMSHRGPDERDLYAMPNGHYLSHERLSIIDLHSGKQPIQGTTTAYMVHNGEIYNYLELKQEYLSNHVFRTQSDSEVIVHLYEEFGYNFCHKLDGDFAFVIIDGDDYMAARDPLGVKPLYYGLDERGRMYFASEMKAIADQCKTFSTFPPGHYYTAKTGFVKYYKPEYEYFVNEYQDVDYQLIREYLTIATQKRLMADVPLGVLLSGGLDSSLTTAIASRLLKNQSEPLHSFAIGIDENAPDIVAARKVANFLGTQHHEVFFTVEQGIEVLEQIIYQIETYDVISVRASVPMYFLSKVIVEKGIKVVLSGEGADEIFGGYLYFANAPSVADFQRETIERVQKIFTADLLRADKATMANGLEARLPFLDQAFLDLAIRINPEQKLPKTYGGKEKYILRKAFDTPDDPYLPDEILWRQKEQFSDGVGYSWVDELIAYCATQVSDEQLATASTTFPYNSPTTKEAYLYRSIFQKHFPQLSAAQTVRKWIPKWQENLDPSGRANAAHEESAYAGKA; from the coding sequence ATGTGTGGAATATTGGCCATCATTGGTAAAGGAAAAGAAGAGCAATTGGTTAGAGATCTCTCTAGTCGAATGTCACATCGTGGACCTGATGAACGGGATTTGTATGCCATGCCTAATGGTCATTATTTAAGCCATGAGCGACTTTCTATAATTGACTTGCATTCAGGAAAACAACCTATTCAAGGCACAACTACAGCTTACATGGTTCATAATGGTGAAATATACAATTACTTAGAATTAAAGCAAGAATATTTGAGTAACCATGTATTTCGTACCCAATCAGATTCGGAAGTAATTGTGCATCTTTATGAAGAGTTTGGATATAATTTTTGTCATAAATTAGACGGAGATTTTGCTTTTGTAATCATTGATGGTGATGATTACATGGCAGCAAGAGATCCTCTAGGAGTAAAGCCTTTGTATTATGGATTAGATGAAAGAGGTAGGATGTACTTTGCATCAGAAATGAAAGCTATTGCAGATCAATGCAAAACCTTTTCAACTTTTCCGCCAGGACATTATTATACCGCAAAAACAGGTTTTGTAAAATATTACAAGCCAGAATACGAGTATTTTGTAAATGAATACCAAGATGTAGATTATCAATTAATCCGTGAATATCTGACTATTGCTACTCAAAAAAGGTTAATGGCAGATGTTCCATTAGGGGTTTTGTTATCAGGTGGTTTAGATTCATCATTAACAACAGCAATTGCTTCCCGTTTACTTAAAAATCAATCAGAGCCCTTGCACTCCTTTGCAATAGGAATAGATGAAAATGCTCCAGATATTGTTGCTGCTAGGAAAGTGGCTAATTTTTTAGGAACACAACATCATGAGGTTTTTTTTACAGTGGAGCAGGGTATTGAAGTACTTGAACAAATAATTTACCAAATAGAAACATATGATGTAATCTCAGTGAGAGCTAGTGTTCCAATGTATTTTTTATCGAAAGTCATTGTTGAAAAAGGGATTAAAGTTGTTTTATCTGGCGAAGGTGCCGATGAAATTTTTGGAGGATATTTATATTTTGCAAATGCGCCTTCAGTGGCAGATTTTCAACGTGAAACAATAGAGAGAGTACAAAAAATATTTACTGCCGATTTGTTGAGAGCTGATAAAGCAACAATGGCTAACGGTCTTGAAGCCAGATTACCGTTTTTAGATCAAGCCTTTTTGGATCTTGCCATTAGGATTAACCCAGAGCAGAAACTACCTAAAACGTATGGTGGTAAAGAAAAATATATTTTACGAAAAGCATTTGATACTCCTGATGATCCCTATTTACCAGATGAAATCTTGTGGAGGCAAAAAGAACAATTTTCAGATGGAGTAGGCTACAGTTGGGTCGATGAATTAATTGCTTATTGTGCAACTCAAGTATCTGATGAACAATTGGCAACAGCTTCAACAACTTTTCCGTATAATTCGCCTACAACAAAAGAAGCTTATCTTTATCGTTCTATTTTTCAAAAGCATTTCCCTCAATTGAGCGCTGCGCAAACAGTAAGAAAGTGGATTCCAAAGTGGCAAGAAAATTTAGATCCTAGTGGAAGGGCTAATGCTGCTCACGAAGAATCAGCATACGCCGGAAAAGCGTAA
- the gyrB gene encoding DNA topoisomerase (ATP-hydrolyzing) subunit B has product MSEEIKKDNYSADSIQALEGMEHVRMRPSMYIGDVGVRGLHHLVYEVVDNSIDEAMGGHCDTIRVDINEDGSISVEDNGRGIPVGIHKKEGVSALEVVMTKIGAGGKFDKDSYKVSGGLHGVGVSVVNALSNHLRATVHSSDGKIYEQEYEKGKALYPVKQIGETTKRGTIVTFYPDPTIFTQTIEYSYDTLSARMRELSFLNKGITITFTDKREKDKDGNFVSEVFHSDEGLKEYIRYLDGNREPIIAHVISMDHEKGEIPVEVALIYNTSYTENIFSYVNNINTHEGGTHLQGFRTGLTRSLKKYADASGMLDKLKFDISGDDFREGLTAIISVKVAEPQFEGQTKTKLGNREVVSPVSQAVSEMIENYLEENPNDARVIVQKVILAAQARHAAKKAREMVQRKTVMGGGGLPGKLSDCSEQDPAKCEVYLVEGDSAGGTAKQGRDRAFQAILPLRGKILNVEKAMHHKVFENEEIRNIFTALGVTIGTEEDSKALNISKLRYHKVIIMCDADVDGSHISTLILTFFFRFMKELIEEGHVYIAAPPLYLVKKGNKKEYAWNDVQRDQANERMGGSAGIQRYKGLGEMNAEQLWETTMDPNFRTLRQVTIDSLAEADRVFSMLMGDEVPPRREFIEKNAVYANIDA; this is encoded by the coding sequence ATGAGCGAAGAAATCAAGAAGGACAATTATTCAGCGGATAGTATTCAAGCATTAGAAGGAATGGAGCACGTAAGGATGCGTCCATCAATGTATATAGGTGATGTAGGTGTAAGAGGTTTGCACCACTTGGTATATGAAGTAGTAGATAACTCTATTGATGAGGCTATGGGTGGCCATTGCGATACCATTAGGGTAGATATCAACGAAGATGGTTCGATTTCTGTTGAAGATAATGGTCGTGGAATTCCTGTTGGTATTCACAAAAAAGAAGGTGTATCTGCGCTTGAAGTTGTAATGACAAAAATTGGTGCAGGAGGAAAATTCGATAAAGATTCTTATAAAGTATCTGGAGGTTTACACGGTGTGGGTGTATCTGTAGTAAATGCATTATCAAACCATTTAAGAGCCACTGTTCATAGCAGTGATGGTAAAATATACGAGCAAGAATACGAAAAAGGGAAAGCATTATATCCAGTAAAACAAATTGGTGAAACGACTAAGAGAGGTACTATTGTAACTTTTTACCCTGATCCAACTATTTTTACTCAAACTATTGAGTATTCTTACGATACACTTTCAGCACGTATGCGTGAATTGTCTTTCTTGAATAAAGGAATTACAATCACTTTTACTGATAAAAGAGAAAAAGATAAAGATGGTAATTTTGTTTCTGAAGTTTTTCATTCAGATGAAGGATTGAAAGAATATATCCGTTATTTAGATGGTAATAGAGAGCCTATTATTGCGCATGTAATATCAATGGACCACGAAAAGGGAGAAATTCCAGTTGAGGTGGCTTTGATTTATAACACTAGTTATACCGAAAATATTTTTTCATACGTAAATAATATCAATACGCATGAAGGAGGAACGCACTTGCAAGGTTTTAGAACGGGTTTAACTCGATCTTTGAAAAAATATGCTGATGCATCTGGAATGTTAGATAAATTAAAGTTTGATATTTCTGGTGATGATTTCCGTGAAGGTCTTACAGCAATTATTTCTGTTAAGGTTGCTGAACCACAGTTTGAGGGTCAGACTAAAACCAAACTTGGAAACAGAGAAGTTGTTTCTCCAGTGAGTCAGGCAGTAAGTGAAATGATCGAAAATTATTTGGAAGAAAATCCAAATGACGCCAGAGTAATTGTTCAAAAAGTAATTCTTGCAGCGCAAGCACGTCATGCTGCTAAGAAAGCTCGTGAAATGGTTCAACGTAAAACCGTAATGGGTGGTGGAGGATTGCCTGGGAAACTTTCTGACTGTTCTGAGCAAGATCCTGCAAAATGTGAGGTATATCTTGTCGAGGGAGATTCGGCAGGTGGAACTGCCAAACAAGGACGTGATCGCGCCTTTCAAGCAATTTTGCCATTACGTGGTAAAATTTTGAACGTAGAAAAAGCAATGCATCACAAAGTTTTTGAAAACGAAGAGATCCGAAATATCTTTACAGCACTTGGTGTTACAATTGGAACTGAAGAAGACAGTAAAGCATTAAATATATCAAAGTTACGTTACCACAAAGTAATTATTATGTGTGATGCCGATGTCGATGGTAGTCACATTTCTACGCTAATCTTAACGTTTTTCTTCCGTTTTATGAAAGAGTTAATAGAGGAAGGTCACGTATACATTGCAGCACCACCTTTATATTTAGTTAAAAAAGGAAATAAAAAGGAATATGCTTGGAACGATGTACAACGCGATCAGGCGAATGAAAGAATGGGTGGAAGCGCAGGAATTCAACGTTATAAAGGTCTTGGGGAGATGAATGCAGAGCAATTGTGGGAAACTACAATGGACCCTAATTTTAGAACACTACGTCAAGTAACCATCGATAGTTTAGCTGAGGCTGATAGAGTTTTTTCTATGTTAATGGGTGATGAGGTGCCGCCAAGAAGAGAATTTATAGAGAAAAATGCAGTCTATGCTAACATAGATGCATAA
- the mdh gene encoding malate dehydrogenase produces MKVTIVGAGNVGATCADVISYRGIASEVVLLDIKEGFAEGKALDIMQCATNTGFNTKVSGVTNDYAKTAGSDVVVITSGIPRKPGMTREELIGINAGIVKTVAENVLKYSPDTIIVVVSNPMDTMTYLALKSTGLPKNRIIGMGGALDSSRFRTYLSLALDKPANDISAMVIGGHGDTTMIPLTRLASYNGIPVSQFLSEEELQKVAADTMVGGATLTGLLGTSAWYAPGASVAFLVDSILNDQKKMIACSVFVEGEYGQDDICIGVPCIIGKNGVEEILNIELNDAEKALFAKSADAVRQMNDALKDIL; encoded by the coding sequence ATGAAAGTTACCATTGTAGGTGCAGGAAATGTAGGTGCGACATGTGCTGATGTGATTTCTTACAGAGGAATTGCTAGCGAAGTAGTTTTGCTGGATATAAAAGAAGGTTTTGCCGAAGGTAAAGCCCTTGATATTATGCAATGTGCAACTAATACAGGTTTCAATACCAAAGTGTCTGGTGTTACAAATGATTATGCAAAAACTGCCGGAAGTGATGTAGTGGTAATTACATCTGGAATACCAAGAAAACCAGGTATGACACGCGAGGAGTTAATAGGCATAAATGCAGGAATCGTGAAAACGGTTGCTGAAAATGTATTGAAATATTCTCCGGATACCATAATAGTTGTAGTTTCAAATCCTATGGATACAATGACTTATTTAGCATTGAAATCTACAGGATTGCCAAAAAATAGAATTATAGGAATGGGAGGTGCTTTAGATAGTTCTCGTTTTAGAACGTATTTGTCTCTAGCATTAGACAAGCCAGCAAATGATATTTCAGCAATGGTTATAGGTGGACACGGAGATACAACCATGATTCCATTAACAAGATTGGCTTCTTATAATGGCATACCAGTTTCTCAATTTTTATCAGAAGAAGAGTTGCAAAAAGTGGCTGCCGATACAATGGTGGGTGGCGCTACGCTGACAGGTTTACTAGGCACATCTGCTTGGTATGCCCCAGGAGCATCTGTTGCTTTTTTAGTAGATAGTATTTTGAATGATCAAAAGAAAATGATTGCATGTTCAGTATTTGTTGAAGGAGAATATGGGCAAGATGATATTTGTATTGGAGTGCCATGTATTATTGGTAAAAATGGTGTAGAGGAAATATTAAATATCGAATTAAATGATGCTGAAAAAGCTTTGTTTGCCAAAAGCGCTGATGCTGTAAGACAAATGAACGATGCCTTAAAGGACATTTTATAG